A window of the Dioscorea cayenensis subsp. rotundata cultivar TDr96_F1 chromosome 14, TDr96_F1_v2_PseudoChromosome.rev07_lg8_w22 25.fasta, whole genome shotgun sequence genome harbors these coding sequences:
- the LOC120275937 gene encoding gamma-glutamyl hydrolase 1-like, producing the protein MTTSNITHFLPFLLLFAVLAVWINGSCAKVPDEDDHAAFLGAPICPSPDNSLYYRPVIGILTHPTDGAGGKLNKTSYIPASYVKFVESGGARVIPIIYDEHEDTITHKLELVNGVLFTGGFMTLPSYTNVAKKIFQTVLHKNEAGNHFPLYGMALGFEQLIHFVGKNPNIMEKIAAYDQASKLNFYTRDLGGTVFQSFPPELLNKMSTKCLAMHNSGVGISRERFEKNSTHLPSFFKVLTTSVDAKNKEFVSTAQAYNYPIVGFQWVPPKNAFEWGNRKIPRTEDAIRVTQQTANYFISEARKSKTKPDETEVLAHLIYNYQPVYTGKEGKGYDQVYFFP; encoded by the exons ATGACTACTTCCAACATAacccactttcttcctttccttcTCCTCTTTGCTGTTCTTGCAGTCTGGATTAATGGCTCTTGTGCCAAGGTCCCAGACGAAGACGACCACGCTGCCTTCCTAGGTGCACCCATTTGTCCCTCTCCGGATAACTCTCTGTACTACCGGCCGGTGATCGGGATCCTAACTCACCCCACCGACGGTGCAGGCGGGAAACTGAACAAGACCTCCTATATCCCTGCGTCCTATGTTAAGTTCGTCGAGTCGGGTGGCGCCCGCGTCATCCCTATCATCTACGACGAGCACGAAGATACCATCACCCAC AAACTTGAGTTAGTGAATGGCGTGCTGTTTACCGGTGGATTCATGACATTACCCTCTTACACTAATGTggcaaagaaaatttttcag ACAGTTTTGCATAAAAACGAAGCAGGGAATCATTTTCCTTTGTATGGAATGGCCTTAGGCTTTGAGCAATTGATCCATTTCGTCGGCAAG AATCCTAATATCATGGAGAAAATTGCTGCATACGATCAGGCATCTAAACTTAATTTCTACACTCGAGACTTAGGAGGAACTGTTTTCCAGAG CTTTCCTCCAGAGTTATTGAATAAGATGAGCACAAAATGCCTTGCCATGCACAATAGTGGG GTTGGTATTTCAAGAGAAAGGTTTGAAAAGAACAGTACTCATCTGCCTAGCTTCTTCAAGGTTCTCACAACCTCTGTTGATGCTAAAAATAAG GAATTTGTTTCCACTGCGCAAGCCTACAATTATCCTATAGTTGGGTTTCAGTGGGTCCCGCCT AAAAATGCTTTTGAGTGGGGAAACAGAAAAATACCTCGTACTGAAGATGCAATTCGAGTTACTCAACAAACTGCCAACTACTTCATCAG TGAAGCGCGGAAATCTAAAACCAAACCTGATGAGACTGAGGTTCTAGCCCATCTCATTTACAATTACCAACCAGTTTATACTGGAAAAGAAGG CAAAGGATATGATCAAGTCTATTTCTTTCCTTGA